The DNA segment AGATGTTCTTGAAGTGCTACTTGAGCTTCTTGACTGCTAGGCAATTCGGCCTTGGTGACGGCAACGATTTCCGGACGACCGGCCAAATCTTCGCTGTAAGCGTCCAGTTCGCCTCGAATCGAAATGTAATTCTGCAGCGGGTCGGTTTGATCGTTCGGTTCAGGCTCGACCAAGTGCAGCAGAATCCCAGCCCGTTCAACGTGCCGCAGGAACTCGTGCCCCAAACCGACCCCTTCGCTAGCTCCATCGATCAGTCCTGGAATGTCGGCCAGCACAAACGATCGTTCGGCGTTGGCCCGGACCATTCCCAGATTGGGATGTTTGGTAGTGAACGGATAATCGGCGATCTCGGGACGTGCTTTGCTTAATCGGCTAAGCAGCGTGCTTTTGCCGGCGTTCGGTTTGCCGACCAAACCGACATCGGCGATCGATTTCAATTCCAAGATCACTTTACGTGATTCCCCCAGTTCCCCGCGTTGGAACTGCCGCGGAGCCTGATTCGTCGAACTCTTAAAGTGCGTATTTCCATAACCACCTTTGCCGCCACGAGCGATCACGATGGAATCCCCCGGTTCGATCAGGTCCTTGATAACGAACCCATGCTCAGCATCGATCACGGCGGTCCCTGGTGGAACCTGCAGCGGCATATCTTTCCCACGACGCCCGTGACAGTCAGCACCTTGGCCTGGCATCCCTTTCGGAGCGCGCCAGTAGTACCGTCCCTGGAACGCAGACAGACTGTTAACACCAGCAACCGCGGTCAAGGTAATACTGCCACCATGACCACCATTCCCGCCATCGGGTCCCCCTTTGGGGATATAGATTTCGCGGCGAAAACTGGCACAGCCATCGCCACCTTTCCCTGCATGAACTTCGATTTCAACGCGGTCGACAAACATGAGGGCAATGCAGCTTTCTAATGATTTGATGAGTGGTGGAGGCTTCCAGCTGACGTTCCCAACAGCCAGGGCAGGGGAACGTGCGAACCAAACGAGCAACCGCTCGAATGTTTATCGAAGTGGAGTCCCCATCCGCTTGCCGCATGCCTTCACGGGCGATGAACGTCAACGAGAGCGACTACACCGATGCGGTAGTCCTTCTGACGTAAGCAAGGGGGCCAGAAAAGATCCGCAATAAAACCCTGTCTGTATCGTCAAGAAGGGAGCGTTCTTTGGCAAATGCCCAAGGGAGTTCCCTCAAGCAAAGAGTGCATCACTAAAAGACCACAAAGATTCCGCGTGACGCAGTGCTCAACAGAGGAGGCCTACGACACGCGTTCAGAATGTTTTGTGGCGTACTTACGCAGCTTCGACGGCTACAGCGTCTACGTTGATTCGGCGACCTTTTCGGTCAAAACGAACAACCCCTTCGGTCAATGCGAACAGGGTGTAGTCATTCCCCATGCCGACATTGGCACCTGGATGGAATTTCGTACCTACCTGACGAACCAAGATACTACCTGGAGTCACTTTCTGGCCACCAAAACGTTTCACACCACGACGTTGTGCATTACTGTCGCGTCCGTTACGGCTGGAGCCCTGTCCCTTTTTATGTGCCATCGTCTCTGTATTCGGTTGAGGATCGCCTGCCTTCAGGCCTTT comes from the Roseimaritima multifibrata genome and includes:
- the obgE gene encoding GTPase ObgE produces the protein MFVDRVEIEVHAGKGGDGCASFRREIYIPKGGPDGGNGGHGGSITLTAVAGVNSLSAFQGRYYWRAPKGMPGQGADCHGRRGKDMPLQVPPGTAVIDAEHGFVIKDLIEPGDSIVIARGGKGGYGNTHFKSSTNQAPRQFQRGELGESRKVILELKSIADVGLVGKPNAGKSTLLSRLSKARPEIADYPFTTKHPNLGMVRANAERSFVLADIPGLIDGASEGVGLGHEFLRHVERAGILLHLVEPEPNDQTDPLQNYISIRGELDAYSEDLAGRPEIVAVTKAELPSSQEAQVALQEHLGHPVYRISAVTGEGLNELLRTVTKALDEARPEGTPSLLLSETDRPQEPDEPAPEKPRRVPPHLAGPTAQLCDDLQAKDVPGEGTK
- the rpmA gene encoding 50S ribosomal protein L27, whose translation is MAHKKGQGSSRNGRDSNAQRRGVKRFGGQKVTPGSILVRQVGTKFHPGANVGMGNDYTLFALTEGVVRFDRKGRRINVDAVAVEAA